One genomic segment of Methanothermobacter wolfeii includes these proteins:
- a CDS encoding 4Fe-4S dicluster domain-containing protein translates to MQKIVIQPELCDGCRDCEEACEKLYGASRIMIREVEGVYYPIICQQCEDAPCRTICPTEAIDDDVNPERCIGCGLCMLVCPFGAVVMEGRKAQKCNQCPDLDTPACVKACSKRALSKIDTEKLKLEKQNRFISKMSGVSKGQRRSDVLDILTAKRKARQKLE, encoded by the coding sequence TTGCAGAAAATCGTTATTCAGCCAGAACTCTGTGATGGCTGCAGGGACTGTGAGGAGGCCTGTGAAAAACTTTATGGCGCCTCAAGGATAATGATCCGGGAGGTTGAAGGAGTATACTATCCAATAATATGCCAGCAGTGCGAAGACGCCCCCTGCAGAACAATATGTCCCACCGAGGCCATTGATGATGACGTTAACCCTGAAAGGTGCATCGGATGCGGGCTCTGCATGCTGGTATGCCCCTTCGGTGCCGTGGTTATGGAGGGCCGCAAGGCCCAGAAATGCAACCAGTGCCCTGACCTTGATACACCTGCATGTGTAAAGGCATGTTCAAAGAGGGCCCTCAGCAAGATAGACACTGAGAAACTCAAACTTGAAAAACAGAACAGGTTCATATCAAAAATGTCAGGTGTAAGTAAGGGTCAGAGGAGATCCGACGTCCTGGACATCCTCACAGCCAAGAGGAAGGCCCGGCAGAAACTTGAATAG
- a CDS encoding dihydropteroate synthase-like protein: protein MKVLIITGKLAESTVRQASSVSDHEVHVHVVEIPIAAFLTPRRIISEISKMNFSASDEPDIIIIPGLIPKDAGIIKDETGIPAYKGPTDAADLPIVLDLLEKLKLSTKKPADKLIEEEQRKRALKFIEDFEKDVERRKRLLERDENILVGGLPVGRDFPMRVLAEVANAPFLSEEKLKARIEYFIRSGADMIDLGMIAGEDNSDMIPEIIETARSAAGNTPVSIDSLNPSEIEVAAECGADMILSLDHGNYREVMGVLKKNSVPAVILPTDYSEGWVPETPEERVGSLEELRRKCHGLDVIADPVLDPVNSRSIVESIIACRNYAERNPEPVFFGIGNVTELLDTDSTGVNALLASIGMELGVSVLFTPEESGKTRGSVYELSVASKMMFLAENRGSVPKDLGINLVLFKDKRPIRGIKEDINVPVIMAEGGMKFVRDRKGSFKITVEDGMIRAVLYDKMEPVVTITSDSAKKIYEEIINRNLVSRMEHAAYLGAELQKAEIALKTGKGYVQDFELFRKLFPM from the coding sequence ATGAAGGTCCTTATAATCACAGGAAAACTCGCAGAAAGCACCGTGAGGCAGGCATCATCTGTTTCAGACCATGAGGTTCATGTTCACGTCGTTGAAATCCCGATCGCGGCCTTTTTAACACCACGAAGGATAATATCTGAGATCAGTAAGATGAACTTTTCGGCATCAGATGAACCAGACATCATAATCATACCAGGACTCATACCGAAGGATGCCGGAATAATAAAGGACGAAACAGGGATACCTGCCTATAAGGGCCCTACAGATGCAGCTGACCTCCCCATAGTCCTGGACCTCCTTGAAAAACTTAAACTATCAACAAAGAAACCTGCAGATAAATTAATAGAGGAGGAGCAGAGAAAAAGAGCCCTGAAGTTCATAGAAGACTTTGAAAAGGATGTTGAAAGGAGGAAGAGGCTCCTTGAAAGGGATGAAAACATACTTGTCGGCGGACTGCCTGTTGGAAGGGACTTTCCAATGAGGGTCCTTGCAGAGGTTGCAAACGCACCCTTCCTGTCTGAGGAAAAACTGAAGGCAAGGATAGAGTATTTCATAAGAAGCGGCGCAGACATGATCGACCTTGGAATGATAGCAGGAGAGGACAATTCAGACATGATCCCGGAGATAATTGAAACTGCACGTTCGGCTGCAGGCAACACACCGGTCAGCATTGACAGCCTCAACCCCTCTGAAATTGAAGTCGCGGCAGAATGCGGTGCTGACATGATCCTCAGCCTTGACCATGGAAACTACAGGGAGGTCATGGGTGTCCTTAAAAAGAACAGTGTGCCGGCGGTGATCCTCCCAACAGATTACAGTGAGGGGTGGGTCCCTGAGACACCTGAGGAGAGGGTTGGATCCCTTGAGGAGCTCCGGAGAAAATGCCATGGACTGGATGTTATTGCAGACCCTGTCCTTGACCCGGTTAACAGCAGAAGCATAGTGGAATCCATCATCGCCTGCAGGAATTATGCTGAAAGAAACCCTGAACCTGTATTCTTTGGAATCGGGAACGTCACAGAACTCCTTGATACAGACTCAACAGGTGTCAACGCACTCCTTGCAAGTATTGGAATGGAACTTGGTGTCAGCGTACTTTTCACACCCGAAGAGAGCGGCAAGACAAGGGGAAGCGTCTATGAACTCTCTGTGGCATCCAAGATGATGTTCCTTGCAGAGAACAGGGGATCCGTGCCCAAGGACCTTGGAATAAACCTTGTACTCTTCAAGGACAAAAGACCGATTCGGGGGATAAAGGAGGACATCAATGTACCTGTAATCATGGCCGAGGGGGGTATGAAATTCGTAAGGGACAGGAAGGGCAGCTTCAAGATTACGGTGGAGGATGGGATGATAAGGGCGGTTCTATACGATAAAATGGAGCCTGTGGTGACCATCACATCAGACAGTGCTAAAAAAATATATGAGGAAATCATCAATAGAAATCTTGTAAGCAGAATGGAACATGCAGCATACCTTGGGGCAGAACTACAGAAGGCTGAAATCGCCCTGAAGACAGGTAAAGGTTACGTACAGGACTTTGAACTCTTCAGAAAACTCTTTCCCATGTAA
- the porD gene encoding pyruvate synthase subunit PorD: MESLGATVREPGSTRKNKTGSWRTFKPVLDKDKCIDCDNCILFCPEGCINKEHDIDYDYCKGCGICAEECPVKAIKMEREK; encoded by the coding sequence ATGGAATCACTTGGAGCAACTGTCAGGGAACCAGGAAGCACACGTAAAAATAAGACGGGCAGCTGGAGGACATTTAAACCTGTTCTCGATAAGGATAAATGTATAGACTGTGATAACTGCATCCTTTTCTGCCCCGAAGGCTGCATAAATAAGGAACATGACATTGACTATGATTACTGTAAGGGCTGCGGGATATGTGCAGAGGAATGCCCCGTTAAAGCAATCAAAATGGAGAGAGAAAAGTAG
- the phoU gene encoding phosphate signaling complex protein PhoU: MEKKYPRILFRKRLKDLRKDMEEVSQKTLKTHKLAVDLLMEYDDEKKEKVIRNSKLIDEMVFDLERKSISLIAAEQPVAGDLRFIEACIKVGSHLKRIGYLAANIAEAAEKLKDEEIPKKPLEDLKHMSDFVQMMLSKGIYAFLDQNMDMARELRHDDDKVDDLFDQTLEHVTASMFRDKEAISYLVNLLFIARFLERVGDRAVSIADRTIFMITCEKP; this comes from the coding sequence ATGGAAAAGAAATACCCGCGGATATTGTTCCGCAAAAGACTTAAGGATCTCAGAAAGGACATGGAGGAGGTTTCACAGAAAACTCTGAAGACTCATAAACTCGCTGTTGACCTCCTCATGGAGTATGATGATGAAAAGAAGGAAAAGGTCATCAGAAACAGCAAGCTCATCGATGAAATGGTATTCGACCTTGAAAGAAAATCAATAAGCCTTATTGCAGCTGAACAGCCAGTTGCAGGTGACCTGAGATTCATAGAGGCATGTATCAAGGTTGGAAGCCATCTTAAAAGGATAGGTTATCTGGCAGCCAACATAGCAGAGGCCGCTGAGAAGCTGAAGGATGAGGAGATACCGAAAAAACCCCTTGAGGACCTGAAGCACATGTCTGACTTTGTCCAGATGATGCTCTCAAAGGGTATCTACGCCTTCCTTGACCAGAACATGGACATGGCAAGGGAACTCAGACACGACGATGACAAGGTTGATGATCTCTTCGACCAGACCCTTGAACATGTAACAGCAAGCATGTTCAGGGATAAGGAGGCAATATCCTACCTGGTTAACCTCCTATTCATAGCAAGATTCCTTGAGAGGGTCGGGGACAGGGCAGTCAGCATAGCCGACAGGACAATCTTCATGATAACCTGTGAAAAACCATAA
- the porC gene encoding pyruvate synthase subunit PorC has protein sequence MIEIRFHGRGGQGAVTAAEILAKAAFEDGKYSQAFPFFGVERRGAPVMAFTRIDDKPIRRRYQVYNPDYVLVLDEGLLNVVDVFSGIKDGGVVLLNTAGTFSSEKAEVYTIDATGIALEKLGRPIVNTVMLGAFAGATGIVGIDSLIKIIKETFPGAIGEKNSEAAEVAYEKMKGSR, from the coding sequence ATGATCGAAATTCGCTTTCATGGACGCGGTGGGCAGGGCGCTGTTACAGCGGCAGAGATTCTAGCCAAAGCTGCCTTCGAAGATGGTAAATATTCACAGGCATTCCCCTTCTTCGGTGTTGAACGTAGAGGCGCTCCCGTTATGGCATTCACAAGAATTGATGATAAGCCAATAAGAAGGCGTTATCAAGTTTATAATCCTGATTATGTACTTGTACTTGACGAAGGACTTCTTAATGTTGTTGATGTATTCTCAGGTATAAAGGATGGGGGTGTGGTCTTACTGAACACCGCAGGGACTTTCAGTTCAGAGAAGGCCGAGGTGTACACAATCGATGCCACAGGAATAGCCCTTGAGAAACTTGGAAGACCCATCGTAAACACGGTGATGCTTGGTGCCTTTGCAGGGGCAACAGGTATCGTTGGTATTGACTCCCTTATAAAGATCATAAAGGAAACCTTCCCCGGCGCCATAGGGGAAAAGAACTCAGAGGCTGCTGAGGTCGCCTATGAAAAAATGAAGGGTTCAAGGTGA
- a CDS encoding DUF2226 domain-containing protein, translated as MWLPFDNPKKMDYSVLKRSSLPEFAYIRVLNGDTESIVFLENERIVGAWHLDLNTLEENNGHTAMEKIEINQDSLIEVYEADEDLFRTLIELNDESKLSIPIEAEIILNEMFPDVSSREELLKKYRIQVPGDEAIERLINDYKS; from the coding sequence ATGTGGTTACCCTTTGACAACCCAAAGAAGATGGATTACAGCGTCCTTAAAAGGTCATCACTCCCTGAATTTGCATATATAAGGGTACTTAACGGTGACACCGAGTCCATAGTATTCCTTGAGAATGAAAGGATAGTGGGGGCATGGCACCTTGACCTCAACACCCTTGAGGAGAACAATGGCCATACTGCCATGGAAAAAATTGAAATAAACCAGGATTCACTCATTGAGGTGTATGAAGCCGATGAGGATCTTTTCAGGACACTCATTGAACTGAACGATGAATCAAAACTTTCAATACCCATTGAGGCAGAAATTATACTCAATGAGATGTTTCCTGATGTATCCTCCAGGGAGGAACTCCTTAAAAAGTACAGGATACAGGTCCCAGGTGACGAGGCCATTGAAAGACTTATCAACGATTATAAATCATAG
- a CDS encoding TIGR00269 family protein → MQCTRCGSEKVIINRKYSGQVLCSQCFIETTRKKVMRDIRRQGLIERGDRVLVGLSGGKDSIMVTDILDELRQRNMIELEAVTIDEGIGGYREDGVRIAERFCTEREIPHRTVSFREYLGITLDEIMQNPSRGACTYCGVFRRWILNREAKKIGATKIATGHNLDDETQAIVMNYLEGNIENLTRIGPITSSAGGKFIPKIKPLREIPEREVGLYVLARGLEAHLAGCPYASGSFRREIGDFLKQISVKRPTIMYSTLRGFDRIRDVIRAEFSSTQKSGTCMECGEPSAGDLCKACTFLSELKGED, encoded by the coding sequence ATGCAGTGCACGAGATGTGGCTCTGAAAAGGTTATAATAAATAGGAAATATTCAGGACAGGTACTCTGCAGCCAGTGCTTCATAGAGACCACCAGAAAGAAGGTTATGAGGGATATAAGGAGACAGGGACTCATAGAACGCGGTGACAGGGTACTTGTGGGATTGTCCGGAGGAAAGGACAGTATCATGGTCACGGATATACTTGACGAGCTCCGGCAGAGAAACATGATAGAACTGGAAGCGGTAACCATAGACGAGGGCATAGGAGGCTACCGTGAGGACGGTGTGAGGATAGCTGAAAGGTTCTGCACTGAGAGGGAGATACCCCACAGGACTGTGAGCTTCAGGGAATACCTCGGCATAACCCTTGATGAGATCATGCAGAACCCCTCAAGGGGGGCCTGCACCTACTGCGGTGTCTTCAGGAGGTGGATACTCAACAGGGAGGCTAAAAAGATAGGGGCAACAAAGATAGCCACAGGCCATAACCTGGACGATGAAACCCAGGCCATAGTCATGAACTACCTTGAAGGAAACATCGAGAACCTCACAAGGATAGGTCCCATAACGTCATCCGCCGGCGGAAAATTTATACCGAAGATAAAACCCCTCAGGGAGATCCCGGAAAGGGAGGTGGGCCTCTATGTCCTTGCCAGGGGACTTGAAGCTCACCTGGCAGGATGTCCCTATGCATCAGGATCCTTCAGAAGGGAGATTGGGGACTTCCTGAAACAGATATCCGTCAAGAGACCAACAATAATGTACTCCACCCTCAGGGGATTTGATAGGATAAGGGACGTCATCAGGGCAGAGTTCTCATCCACACAGAAATCAGGGACCTGTATGGAATGCGGTGAACCCTCAGCAGGAGACCTGTGCAAGGCATGCACTTTCCTCTCAGAACTGAAGGGTGAGGACTGA
- the porB gene encoding pyruvate synthase subunit PorB, translated as MKIPEEEFLAPGHRGCAGCGATVGVRLALKVLGKNTVAVSATGCLEVITTPYPETAWEIPWIHVAFENAAAVASGVERALRAKGKDDVNVVAFAGDGGTADIGLQALSGAMERGHNIIYICYDNEAYMNTGIQRSGSTPYGASTTTSPHGKESFGEDKPKKNMPLIMAAHGVPYVATASISYPEDFMEKVKKAAETDGPAYIHLHQPCTTGWGFDPSKTIELGRLAVETGSWILYEIDDGEFRVTYRPVQRKPVEEYLDAQKRFRHLTEEEKAKIQEYVDRVCADLRI; from the coding sequence ATGAAAATACCTGAAGAAGAATTTCTGGCCCCCGGACACCGCGGATGCGCTGGTTGCGGTGCAACAGTTGGAGTCAGACTTGCGCTAAAGGTTCTGGGTAAGAACACGGTCGCGGTTTCAGCCACAGGATGCCTGGAGGTTATAACAACCCCCTATCCTGAAACTGCATGGGAAATACCCTGGATACATGTGGCATTTGAAAACGCTGCTGCGGTGGCATCAGGGGTTGAGAGAGCCCTAAGGGCAAAGGGAAAGGACGATGTTAATGTTGTGGCCTTTGCAGGTGATGGTGGAACAGCAGACATCGGACTGCAGGCACTCTCAGGTGCAATGGAGAGGGGCCATAACATAATCTACATCTGCTATGATAACGAGGCCTATATGAACACGGGTATACAGAGGAGCGGTTCAACACCCTACGGTGCCTCAACAACAACATCACCCCATGGAAAGGAAAGCTTCGGTGAGGACAAGCCAAAGAAAAACATGCCCCTTATAATGGCGGCCCACGGGGTGCCCTACGTTGCAACAGCATCCATATCCTACCCTGAGGACTTCATGGAGAAGGTTAAAAAGGCAGCTGAAACAGATGGCCCCGCATACATACACCTCCATCAGCCATGCACAACAGGGTGGGGCTTTGATCCGTCAAAGACCATCGAGCTTGGAAGGCTTGCAGTTGAGACAGGATCCTGGATACTGTATGAGATAGATGATGGGGAGTTCAGGGTCACCTACAGGCCCGTCCAGAGAAAACCAGTTGAGGAATACCTGGACGCCCAGAAGAGGTTCAGGCACCTTACAGAGGAAGAGAAGGCGAAGATCCAGGAGTATGTTGACAGGGTCTGCGCGGATCTCAGGATATGA
- a CDS encoding phosphate signaling complex PhoU family protein has protein sequence MGVILENKLLKVANEAVVYGAETSDRVGRSVSVYIKKDVKAARKLIETTSGVNERSYRIEDECLKILGLHQPVAKDLRMASSILRTAIELERINILSAYIARYAIDSQDSVIPPHIEFMSQTVQEMIKDGLGALMNRDIQLLKRSTKNYLQLQEFYNQLYESQKDFIESSGNLLLVARNLLSMGHHVLGMDDRIAYMIVGKGVIHHKVFYSVLMK, from the coding sequence ATGGGTGTTATCCTTGAGAACAAGCTTTTAAAGGTGGCTAATGAGGCTGTGGTGTATGGTGCGGAAACCTCAGACAGGGTGGGGAGATCCGTATCAGTTTATATTAAAAAGGATGTGAAGGCTGCAAGGAAACTAATAGAGACAACATCCGGTGTTAATGAGAGGAGCTACAGGATAGAGGATGAATGCCTTAAAATACTCGGACTGCACCAGCCGGTTGCAAAGGACCTCAGGATGGCGTCAAGCATACTTAGAACAGCCATAGAACTTGAAAGGATAAACATACTGTCAGCGTATATTGCAAGGTATGCCATTGACAGCCAGGATTCTGTAATACCCCCCCACATCGAGTTCATGTCCCAGACGGTACAGGAGATGATAAAGGATGGTCTGGGTGCCCTTATGAACAGGGACATCCAGCTCCTTAAACGTTCCACAAAGAATTATCTTCAGCTTCAGGAGTTCTATAATCAGCTCTATGAATCCCAGAAGGATTTCATCGAATCATCAGGCAACCTCCTTCTTGTTGCAAGGAACCTTCTCAGTATGGGCCACCATGTACTGGGTATGGATGACAGGATAGCATACATGATAGTGGGTAAAGGGGTGATACATCATAAGGTCTTCTACAGTGTGCTCATGAAGTAG
- the porA gene encoding pyruvate synthase subunit PorA, whose amino-acid sequence MVLKVISANQAVAEAVKLAKPEVIPVYPITPQTSISEYLAKFVADGELRAEYIRVESEHSAMSACVGASGAGARVFTATSSQGLALMHEIIYVAAGLRNPIVMANANRALSAPLSIWNDQQDSIAERDSGWMQIYVENGQEALDSVLLSYRVSEDSDVLLPSMVCLDGFILTHTVEPVDIPSEDDVASFLPEFQPQAVLDPETPMSLGTFTDPEYYMEARYEIEMAMENSRKVIERANREFMEIFGREYGFVEEYRCEDASIVLVAMGSVCSTIREVVDDLRDRGVNAGLLKVRIHRPFPVKEIEKAVRNADKIAVLDKNITFSVGGALYTEIRAALPDKEVYGFIVGLGGRDITPAHIEEIVEKTENPERNVTWIGLKEESR is encoded by the coding sequence ATGGTTCTTAAAGTTATATCCGCAAATCAGGCCGTTGCAGAGGCTGTTAAACTTGCAAAGCCAGAAGTCATCCCGGTCTACCCCATAACCCCCCAGACATCCATATCAGAGTACCTTGCAAAGTTTGTAGCCGACGGCGAACTCAGAGCAGAATACATAAGGGTTGAATCAGAGCACAGCGCCATGAGCGCATGTGTGGGTGCTTCAGGCGCCGGTGCCCGTGTATTTACAGCCACATCATCCCAGGGGCTGGCACTCATGCATGAGATAATCTATGTGGCAGCAGGGCTCAGGAACCCTATTGTAATGGCAAATGCAAACCGTGCCCTCTCAGCCCCGCTTAGCATATGGAACGACCAGCAGGACTCAATAGCTGAAAGGGACTCTGGATGGATGCAGATATACGTGGAGAACGGGCAGGAAGCCCTTGACTCAGTACTCCTATCCTACAGGGTCTCGGAGGACAGCGACGTGCTCCTGCCAAGCATGGTCTGCTTGGATGGATTCATACTGACCCATACAGTTGAACCCGTAGATATACCCTCCGAGGATGATGTCGCGTCATTCCTGCCCGAATTCCAGCCACAGGCTGTCCTTGACCCTGAAACACCCATGTCACTGGGGACCTTCACGGACCCTGAATATTACATGGAGGCACGATACGAGATTGAAATGGCCATGGAGAATTCCAGAAAGGTCATTGAAAGGGCTAACAGGGAGTTCATGGAAATATTTGGCAGGGAATACGGTTTTGTTGAGGAATACAGGTGTGAAGATGCAAGCATAGTGCTTGTGGCCATGGGATCAGTCTGCAGCACCATAAGGGAGGTTGTTGATGACCTCAGGGACAGGGGAGTTAATGCCGGACTCCTCAAGGTGAGGATACATAGACCATTCCCTGTCAAGGAGATTGAGAAGGCTGTTAGGAATGCTGATAAAATCGCGGTGCTTGATAAAAACATAACCTTCAGTGTTGGAGGAGCCCTCTACACAGAGATCAGGGCAGCCCTTCCTGATAAAGAAGTTTATGGCTTCATAGTGGGTCTCGGTGGACGGGACATCACACCGGCACATATTGAGGAGATTGTTGAAAAAACAGAGAATCCTGAAAGGAATGTTACATGGATTGGCCTCAAGGAGGAATCACGATGA
- a CDS encoding thioredoxin family protein has translation MDELKKWVMAGLLMGVLAVLIIYFSQPHSSPDPAVKEDGFEWHTSLDKALEKASVTGKDVLVIFSASWCPACRQMEEDTLQNDEVMKRISENYIGVRIDVDSNPELSSEYRIYGVPTIIILDSSGNQIRRSEGYMSPQELMSFL, from the coding sequence ATGGATGAGTTAAAAAAATGGGTCATGGCAGGTCTTCTGATGGGAGTCCTTGCTGTGCTTATAATTTACTTTTCACAGCCCCACAGCAGCCCTGACCCTGCAGTGAAGGAAGATGGATTTGAATGGCACACAAGCCTTGATAAGGCCCTTGAGAAGGCATCAGTGACCGGTAAGGATGTTCTGGTTATATTCTCCGCTTCGTGGTGTCCTGCGTGCCGGCAGATGGAGGAGGACACCCTTCAGAATGATGAGGTAATGAAAAGGATTTCAGAGAACTATATCGGTGTCAGAATCGATGTAGACTCAAACCCTGAATTATCATCAGAGTACAGGATATACGGTGTTCCAACCATAATAATACTCGACTCATCTGGAAACCAGATAAGGAGATCTGAGGGCTATATGAGCCCCCAGGAGCTCATGTCCTTCCTCTGA
- a CDS encoding damage-control phosphatase ARMT1 family protein gives MKVYYECAPCFMRQAREALDLATDDEELKLRVMEKILELLNERFTDGMVSNEIGTAVHRLIKEMTGIKDPYLPLKRRSTDIAGKFIPVAEKYLRKHRDLESHVRVAITGNIIDFGALGMDFDHHTGIEESFRSPLRINHVPLLEEMLDDAGEVLYLVDNTGEILFDRVLIEKLLDYDVSVKVAVKGRPILNDACMEDALEAGIDELADIITTGTDSVGVVYSEISDEFRKTLEEAELVIAKGMGNYEGLTEMPEVSRKTFCLLNAKCHAIARDMGVERGDNVAVKI, from the coding sequence ATGAAGGTCTACTATGAATGCGCACCATGCTTCATGAGGCAGGCAAGGGAGGCCCTGGACCTTGCAACCGATGATGAAGAACTCAAACTCAGGGTCATGGAGAAGATCCTTGAACTCTTAAATGAAAGGTTCACTGATGGGATGGTCTCAAATGAAATTGGAACCGCAGTCCACAGATTAATAAAGGAAATGACGGGTATAAAGGATCCTTACCTCCCCCTCAAGAGGAGATCCACTGATATTGCAGGGAAATTCATTCCCGTGGCAGAGAAGTACCTCAGGAAACACCGGGACCTTGAAAGCCACGTCAGGGTTGCTATAACAGGAAACATAATAGACTTCGGAGCCCTCGGCATGGACTTCGACCACCATACAGGTATAGAGGAATCCTTCAGATCACCCCTCAGGATAAACCATGTCCCCCTCCTTGAGGAGATGCTGGATGATGCCGGTGAGGTCCTCTACCTGGTGGACAATACCGGTGAGATACTCTTTGACAGGGTTCTCATCGAAAAACTACTCGACTATGATGTCAGCGTGAAGGTTGCTGTTAAGGGCAGACCCATACTCAATGATGCATGCATGGAGGATGCCCTTGAGGCGGGTATAGATGAGTTGGCTGACATCATTACAACAGGCACGGACTCGGTCGGTGTTGTCTACAGTGAAATCTCAGATGAATTCAGGAAAACCCTTGAGGAAGCAGAACTTGTAATTGCAAAGGGCATGGGCAACTACGAGGGCCTCACTGAGATGCCTGAGGTCTCAAGGAAAACATTCTGCCTCCTCAATGCCAAGTGCCATGCAATTGCAAGGGACATGGGAGTTGAAAGGGGAGATAATGTCGCAGTAAAAATTTAG
- a CDS encoding 4Fe-4S dicluster domain-containing protein has translation MKELVSSPELCDECMRCERICPRNAIRVIDGVPVFCMHCAPERAPCLNICPEDAITEIDGAIVILQEKCIGCGLCRDACPIGAITINERGCAVKCDLCVDREKPLCVAVCPKNALSESSEDMMAAKREKIAEELSRLKKIMKY, from the coding sequence ATGAAAGAACTGGTTTCAAGCCCGGAACTCTGTGACGAGTGCATGCGCTGTGAAAGGATCTGCCCCAGAAACGCCATAAGGGTCATAGATGGTGTTCCTGTTTTCTGCATGCACTGTGCCCCTGAGAGAGCCCCCTGCCTTAACATATGCCCTGAGGATGCCATAACTGAAATCGATGGGGCCATAGTCATCCTCCAGGAGAAGTGTATTGGTTGCGGACTCTGCCGGGACGCATGCCCCATAGGCGCAATAACCATCAACGAGAGGGGCTGTGCAGTGAAATGCGACCTCTGCGTGGACAGGGAGAAACCCCTCTGCGTTGCTGTATGCCCGAAGAACGCCCTCAGTGAAAGTTCGGAGGACATGATGGCAGCGAAGAGGGAGAAGATAGCGGAGGAGCTCAGCCGCCTCAAAAAGATAATGAAATACTAG
- a CDS encoding fumarate hydratase — protein sequence MIGQERIQETVCRLFKEAVTSIPEDVTLALKKAYLREEDELALLNLKAILDNIEMARKEEVPVCQDTGLPIVFVRLGDVKVENLYEAVAEGVRMATMEVPLRPNVVDPLSRENTGTNTGHLIPQIDVELADTDSLEITVLPKGFGSENNNALMMGLPGDGIDGVKDFVVRTVLAAGGKPCPPVIVGVGIGGSSDLAMKLAKKALLGRVGERNPDETLAALEEDILRSINDSGIGPMGMGGRTTALDVKIKTAHTHTAGLPVGVCIQCWAARRSTTILKDE from the coding sequence ATGATAGGTCAGGAAAGAATCCAGGAGACAGTGTGCCGTTTATTTAAGGAGGCCGTTACCAGTATACCAGAAGACGTTACCCTTGCACTTAAAAAGGCCTATCTCAGGGAGGAAGATGAGCTGGCCCTCCTTAACCTGAAGGCAATCCTTGATAACATCGAAATGGCCCGAAAGGAGGAGGTTCCTGTGTGTCAGGACACGGGACTCCCCATAGTATTTGTAAGGCTCGGTGACGTGAAGGTTGAAAACCTCTATGAAGCCGTGGCTGAGGGTGTTAGAATGGCCACCATGGAGGTGCCCCTCCGACCGAACGTTGTGGATCCCCTTAGCAGGGAGAATACAGGGACAAACACCGGCCACCTCATACCCCAGATTGATGTGGAACTCGCTGACACCGACAGCCTCGAGATAACGGTGCTGCCCAAGGGCTTTGGTTCTGAAAACAACAACGCCCTCATGATGGGTCTTCCTGGAGATGGAATTGATGGTGTTAAGGACTTTGTGGTCAGGACCGTGCTTGCTGCCGGTGGAAAGCCCTGCCCCCCCGTGATTGTTGGCGTTGGTATCGGGGGATCATCAGACCTTGCAATGAAACTCGCCAAGAAGGCCCTTCTTGGACGCGTGGGTGAAAGAAACCCTGATGAAACCCTCGCAGCCCTTGAAGAGGATATACTGAGATCAATAAATGACTCAGGGATAGGACCCATGGGTATGGGTGGGAGGACAACCGCCCTGGATGTTAAAATAAAAACAGCCCATACGCACACTGCGGGTCTCCCTGTGGGTGTCTGCATACAGTGCTGGGCGGCAAGAAGGTCAACCACAATCCTCAAGGATGAATAA
- a CDS encoding MoaD/ThiS family protein — MKFTVIIDDEKRIMESEENKTVKDVLDELEIPIETVVIRKNGELIIEEDEISDGDIIEVIRVIYGG, encoded by the coding sequence ATGAAATTCACGGTCATAATCGATGATGAAAAGAGGATAATGGAATCAGAAGAGAACAAAACAGTTAAGGATGTTCTGGATGAACTTGAAATTCCCATCGAAACTGTTGTTATCAGGAAGAACGGTGAACTGATAATCGAGGAAGATGAAATCAGTGATGGAGACATCATTGAGGTTATAAGGGTAATATACGGTGGATGA